GGTTGGGCGGTCGGCCAGGTCGGCGATGCGCATGGCCGCCAGTGCAGTGCGCACCCGGGCGGCGGTGGCATGGTCGTCGAGGCCGAGATTGAGCGGGCCGAAGGATACGTCCTCGAAGACGCTGGCTGCAAAGAGTTGGTCGTCGGGATCCTGCAGGACAAGGCCGACGGCGCGGCGCCACAGCGCCAGCCCCTCGCGATCATAGCGGCCGGGTGCACCATCGATGCTGACGCTGCCGCTGCGCGGGCGAAGCGAGCCGTTGAGCGTGAGGAGCAGCGTAGACTTGCCCGCCCCGTTTTCACCCAGGATGGCGAGCCGCTCGCCGGCGGCGATATCGAGATTGATACCCGAAAGCGCGACATTGCCGCCTTCGTAATGGTAGGAGACATCCCGAACCGACAGCACTCACACCACCCATAATGCAAGGCCGGTCAGAGCCAGCGGCACCAGCGAAACCACCGACAGCCGGCGCCAGTTGGTCTGCTGTTCGATCGACACGAAACGCAGGTCGCCGGTAAAGCCGCGGCTGGCGAGGCCGTCATTGAGCCGTTGTGCCCGGCTCAGCACGCGCGGTAGAAGGGCTACCGCGAGACTGCCGCTCGACCGGATCGACCGCTTCCAGCCGCAATGGCCAAGCCGGTTTACCTGGCTGCGCCAGCCCGCATCGAGGCAATCGAGCAGCAACCAGATCATGCGCAGCATTAGCAGCGCGATATCGGAAAGATCGCGGCTGACTCCGATATGGCGCAGCAGATCAAGAATGCTGGAAAGCGGGGTAGTCAGCGCGAGAAACAGCAAGGCGGCGACGCAGGCCGTGCTGCGCAGGCCGATGAACAGCGCCTGGCCGACGCCGTCGAGGGACGTCAATCCGAACCGGGGCTCGTCAGCCGCGAAGCTGACCGTTATCAATTGCGCCAGCGTGCTGAGCGCGATGAAGCCAAGCGGTACGCTGGCGGCATGGCGCAGGTCATGCAGGGTGATGCGGGCGCCAGCCAGCGCCAGGCCAACCGCAAGCGCAAGGATGGCCGCCAGCACCAGCCAGTGGCTGGCCAGCAGAGCGGCGACCATCATGCCAAGCGCCAGCAGTCCCTTTTCCGCCGTCGGCAGGCGCCGCCAGCGGTTGGTGTGGGCGCTGCGATCAATGCTGCGCATGCTT
This sequence is a window from Devosia ginsengisoli. Protein-coding genes within it:
- the cbiQ gene encoding cobalt ECF transporter T component CbiQ, with translation MRSIDRSAHTNRWRRLPTAEKGLLALGMMVAALLASHWLVLAAILALAVGLALAGARITLHDLRHAASVPLGFIALSTLAQLITVSFAADEPRFGLTSLDGVGQALFIGLRSTACVAALLFLALTTPLSSILDLLRHIGVSRDLSDIALLMLRMIWLLLDCLDAGWRSQVNRLGHCGWKRSIRSSGSLAVALLPRVLSRAQRLNDGLASRGFTGDLRFVSIEQQTNWRRLSVVSLVPLALTGLALWVV